In Capsicum annuum cultivar UCD-10X-F1 chromosome 11, UCD10Xv1.1, whole genome shotgun sequence, one genomic interval encodes:
- the LOC124888923 gene encoding uncharacterized protein LOC124888923, giving the protein MAEQQEAKRLAALARAKVNIQNLGQQVHHQNPDDEDFGDDRDAATTFSDKMSMEDIMEKWFKGVESSNLGRKCGTLPIDTVQNPWNNGSCMEITTRSGKVIVDEPEESNPVESKKLDSSTDDSEKENEKEEEVVLKTIHRPPPPFPQRLKKKVDNAKFGKFMAMLQKLTINVPLIEELEQMPGYAQFMKDFITKKRNVSSEQVDNLHCSVRESMPLAVYRKLGLEAPTSTNIRLIMKDRSIKWLVGILHDVLVKVADFILPADFVVLDCDLDFEDLVWSRNFPMKPKRKSPTTSKKEGKESVRRKLIDEESNYEEEEPFLRKQKKKPSPKKHSQPPPIEVENSNETKITTTFEQEGSEQHKSEHTKSEEEEQEESEESEFEKIASGSTSTKQQKEKESPSRGTLIKYKKPKVQDNARW; this is encoded by the exons atggctgaacaacaggAGGCGAAAAGACTAGCTGCTTTGGCCAGGGCTAAGGTGAACATACAGAATTTGGGTCAACAAGTACAtcaccagaaccctgatgatgaagactttgGTGATGA TCGTGATGCTGCAACAACTTTCTCTgacaagatgtccatggaggacataatggaaaAGTGGTTCAAGGGAGTGGAATCTTCTAACTTGGGG AGAAAATGTGGTACTTTACCTATTGATACGGTTCAGAATCCGTGGAATAATGGATCATGTATGGAAAtcaccactcggagtg GTAAGGTAATTGTTGATGAACCTGAAGAAAGTaatccagtggagtctaagaaactgGATAGTTCTACTGATGATTCGGAGAAGGAAAatgagaaggaagaggaagtggtttTAAAGACTATCCAtagaccaccacctccatttcctcaACGGTTGAAAAAAAAGGTCGATAATGCAAAATTcggcaagttcatggcaatgctccAGAAATTGACAATTAATGTGCCGTTGATTGAGGAACTTGAACAAATGCCAGGCTATGCACAGTTCATGAAAGACTtcatcacaaagaagagaaacgtCAGCAGTGAGCAAGTGGACAATCTCCATTGCAGCGTG CGTGAATCTATGCCACTGGCTGTATATAGGAAGCTCGGTTTAGAAGCTCCGACATCCACTAACATACGATTGATAATGAAAGATAGGTCGATAAAATGGCTTGTTGGAATTTTacatgatgtgttggtgaaagtagCAGACTTTATTCTTCCTGCGGATTTTGTGGTACTGGATTGTGATTTAgactttgag GATTTAGTATGGAGCAG GAACTTTCCAATGAAACCAAAAAGAAAGAGCCCCACAACATCAAAGAAAGAGGGCAAAGAAAGTGTACGTCGTAAGCTCATCGATGAGGAATCTAATTATGAGGAGGAGGAACCCTTTCTCAGaaagcaaaagaagaaaccaagtcCAAAGAAACATTCACAACCTCCACCCATTGAAGTTGAGAATAGTAATGAAACTAAAATAACAACAACTTTTGAgcaagagggttctgaacagcATAAGTCTGAACATACTAAATCTGAAGAAGAGGAGCAAGAAGAGTCTGAGGAGTCTGAGTTTGAGAAAATAGCATCGGGGTCCACATCTACtaaacaacaaaaagagaaagagtCTCCATCTCGGGGAACACTTATCAAATATAAGAAACCCAAAGTTCAAGACAATGCTAGGTGGTAA